In the genome of Halobacterium noricense, one region contains:
- the ilvA gene encoding threonine ammonia-lyase has product MAIELDDIQRAQGRLDSESVARETPVETSRTLDSDTDAQVFLKMEHLQRTGSFKTRGAYNKLTQVEDDDQRSIDRAIAASAGNHAQGVALAAAKTGLEATIVMPTNAPQSKVDATRGYGADVELHGKNFQTAMDYAQSLVDENTVFVHAYDDPDIVAGQGTLGLEVLDQVPDVDTIVVPVGGGGLIGGVATAVAELAPSVRVIGVQAEDAATVPQSLQKGAPQTIDSVQTIADGIATGGISELTYDLIDRYVDEVVTVSDTEIAHSIRYLLERTKQMVEGAGAATVAGLLNDQLDVTDETVVPVLSGGNLSATMLQRTLTHELTYRQQLVQLRVRIIDEPGKMGDISNIIADQNANIRTVNHERAVDELKVGEAYLDIRIETSGDRHTRQISRAIEDAGYEITRLN; this is encoded by the coding sequence ATGGCCATAGAACTTGATGACATTCAGCGAGCGCAAGGCCGCCTTGATAGCGAATCGGTTGCCAGAGAAACACCGGTTGAGACGAGTCGCACGTTAGACTCCGACACCGACGCTCAGGTCTTCCTGAAGATGGAACACCTGCAGCGAACGGGCTCGTTCAAGACACGGGGAGCGTACAACAAACTTACCCAAGTCGAAGATGACGACCAACGGTCGATCGACAGGGCGATTGCCGCCAGCGCTGGCAATCACGCGCAGGGCGTCGCGCTCGCTGCTGCGAAAACCGGCCTCGAAGCAACCATCGTCATGCCGACGAACGCGCCGCAGTCAAAGGTTGACGCGACGCGGGGCTACGGTGCCGATGTTGAACTCCACGGAAAGAATTTCCAGACGGCGATGGACTACGCTCAGTCATTAGTTGACGAGAACACTGTCTTCGTGCATGCGTACGATGACCCAGACATCGTTGCTGGGCAGGGGACACTCGGCCTCGAAGTTCTCGACCAAGTCCCGGATGTCGATACGATCGTGGTGCCGGTTGGCGGAGGCGGGCTCATCGGTGGTGTCGCGACGGCCGTCGCAGAACTGGCTCCATCCGTCCGTGTCATCGGCGTCCAAGCTGAAGACGCAGCGACCGTTCCACAAAGCCTCCAGAAGGGCGCCCCACAGACTATCGATTCGGTCCAGACGATCGCCGACGGAATCGCGACAGGCGGCATCTCGGAACTCACGTACGACCTCATCGACCGGTACGTCGACGAGGTTGTGACGGTCTCGGACACAGAGATCGCGCATAGCATCCGCTATCTCCTCGAACGGACCAAACAGATGGTCGAGGGAGCCGGAGCTGCCACTGTCGCGGGGCTCTTAAACGACCAACTCGACGTCACCGACGAGACGGTCGTTCCAGTTCTCAGCGGCGGGAATCTCAGCGCGACGATGCTCCAACGGACACTCACGCACGAACTCACCTACCGACAGCAACTTGTCCAGCTCCGGGTTCGAATCATCGACGAACCCGGAAAAATGGGGGACATCTCGAACATCATCGCCGACCAGAACGCCAACATCCGAACCGTCAATCACGAACGAGCCGTCGACGAACTGAAAGTCGGCGAGGCGTACCTCGACA
- a CDS encoding IclR family transcriptional regulator produces the protein MTRTNDGEWRKTTATSLRIVDAIEELDGATLSEISEHMRLSSSTLYTHLNTLEELGYVTKIGERYCLGLKLFHLGEISRYRDDRYRLAKEKAFELANMTNEEVSFAVEENGRSIILFDETNAPSREGYQVGRYFYMHNSASGKAMLAEFDAEYREEVLDRWGMPRETENTIVDRDELHTELERVRKRGYAVNDQEALEGLRSVGVAVKSPDGDVFGSLDVSGPPYRLPPDEELAGLLQNAVGELEASIGTK, from the coding sequence ATGACACGGACCAACGACGGAGAATGGCGGAAGACTACAGCGACGTCGCTGCGCATCGTTGATGCCATCGAGGAGCTCGACGGTGCGACCCTCTCGGAAATTTCGGAACACATGAGGCTTTCCTCAAGCACGCTGTACACGCACCTCAACACCTTGGAGGAGCTCGGGTACGTCACGAAGATCGGTGAAAGGTACTGTCTCGGATTGAAGCTTTTCCACCTTGGGGAAATATCTCGTTATCGGGATGATCGGTACAGGTTAGCGAAGGAGAAGGCCTTCGAACTCGCGAATATGACGAACGAGGAGGTCAGCTTCGCAGTCGAGGAAAACGGTCGCAGCATCATCCTCTTCGACGAAACCAACGCCCCTTCGAGGGAGGGGTACCAGGTAGGTCGGTATTTTTATATGCACAACTCCGCCAGCGGCAAGGCTATGCTCGCTGAATTCGATGCGGAGTACCGTGAAGAGGTCCTAGATCGATGGGGAATGCCACGGGAGACGGAGAACACCATCGTCGACCGGGACGAACTCCACACTGAGCTCGAACGTGTTCGAAAGCGCGGCTATGCCGTCAACGATCAGGAGGCCCTGGAAGGACTCCGTTCGGTGGGTGTCGCGGTCAAAAGTCCGGACGGAGACGTATTCGGATCGCTGGACGTCTCCGGACCGCCATACCGACTTCCTCCCGACGAGGAATTGGCCGGCCTACTCCAGAACGCGGTTGGTGAACTTGAGGCTTCGATAGGAACGAAGTAA
- the rdfA gene encoding rod-determining factor RdfA, which produces MSESPSRPNSKVARVIEKYDLSGMGEQLEVAWTGEHGDRTSLRDLADEFNRAVLDAAIRRSDGGISETDLQSAYQTLTGDDVSSADRMRKQRELEAMGVDADAVQSDFVTHQAIHTYLTEYREAELPDQSGDPDQKAEMLERLQGRTSAVTDSTIEGLVSSGELSERDYDVIVDVRVICGDCGTDYAAGELLRQGGCDCSEA; this is translated from the coding sequence ATGAGTGAGTCTCCGTCGCGACCAAACAGCAAGGTCGCACGCGTCATCGAGAAGTACGACCTTAGTGGTATGGGCGAACAACTCGAAGTCGCTTGGACGGGCGAACACGGCGATCGAACGAGCCTGCGAGACCTCGCCGACGAGTTCAACCGCGCGGTACTGGACGCAGCCATCCGGCGCTCGGACGGCGGCATCTCCGAGACCGACCTCCAGAGCGCCTACCAGACGCTCACCGGCGACGACGTCTCCAGCGCCGATCGCATGCGCAAGCAGCGCGAACTCGAAGCGATGGGCGTCGACGCCGATGCCGTCCAGTCCGACTTCGTCACACACCAGGCAATCCACACGTACCTCACGGAGTACCGCGAGGCCGAACTCCCCGACCAGTCCGGCGACCCCGACCAGAAAGCCGAGATGCTCGAACGCCTCCAGGGCCGCACCTCCGCCGTCACCGACTCGACCATCGAAGGCTTGGTGTCCAGCGGCGAACTCAGCGAGCGCGACTACGACGTCATCGTCGACGTGCGCGTAATCTGTGGGGACTGTGGAACCGACTACGCCGCCGGCGAACTGCTCCGGCAGGGCGGCTGCGACTGTAGCGAGGCGTGA
- a CDS encoding archaea-specific SMC-related protein: MASQQPVERDVRVHAQNVGGIDEAEVSLPPGVTVLTGRNATNRTSFLQAIMAGLGSERASLKGDADEGEVELQVGDETYTRTLTRSGDTVVYGGDPYLDDPLLADQFAFLLENTEVRRAVARGDDLREIIMDPVDTEEIESQIRQLENEKRDLDNQIKELERIEHELPELEAEKQTLEDDLEAAREELAEVEAEIEEKDVSLEQSRSQKEAIEDAFEALRDAQSDLEDVEFELETEQQTLEDLRDERDQLEAELDDVDEHDENPDRLAGRIDELRERKRALDDTISQLGSVISFNEEMLEGEGLDLDEFGDDTDTDADPTQQLLGEAEDVVCWTCGSEVERDHIEGTVDHLRDLRAEKLDERSDLDNQIDELSSTRSEIQRQQRERERTERRLSEVENEIEATEQRIDSLEDSLEEQREEVQRLEAETEDAGTGGDYDEVLELHRKSNEVELRVERLESDLEDVEADIKEHEETLGERDELAERRDEIDDELTDLRTKVDRIEAEAVEEFNDHMESVLAVLEYDNIERIWVERREREVREGRRKVEKTTFDLHIIRATDDGTSYRDTIDHLSESEREVTGLVFALAGYLVHEVYEDVPFMVLDSLEAIDSDRIARVVEYFSDYADYLTVALLPEDAQALDDDYAYVEQID, translated from the coding sequence ATGGCATCACAGCAGCCTGTCGAACGTGACGTGCGTGTTCACGCTCAAAACGTCGGCGGCATCGACGAGGCCGAAGTCTCGCTCCCCCCGGGCGTGACCGTGCTCACCGGCCGGAACGCCACCAACCGAACGTCGTTCCTGCAAGCGATTATGGCGGGCCTGGGGAGCGAGCGCGCCTCGCTGAAAGGCGACGCCGACGAGGGCGAAGTCGAACTCCAAGTTGGCGACGAAACCTACACCCGCACACTCACCCGAAGCGGCGACACCGTCGTCTACGGCGGCGACCCCTACCTCGACGACCCCCTCCTCGCCGACCAGTTCGCGTTCCTCCTCGAAAACACCGAAGTCCGGCGCGCCGTCGCGCGCGGCGACGACCTCCGGGAAATCATCATGGACCCGGTCGACACCGAGGAAATCGAGTCCCAGATTCGCCAACTCGAAAACGAGAAACGCGACCTCGACAATCAGATCAAGGAGCTCGAGCGAATCGAGCACGAGCTCCCGGAACTCGAAGCCGAAAAACAAACCCTCGAAGACGACCTCGAGGCCGCCCGCGAGGAGCTCGCCGAGGTCGAAGCCGAAATCGAGGAAAAAGACGTTAGCCTCGAACAGAGCCGCTCCCAGAAGGAGGCCATCGAGGACGCCTTCGAGGCGCTGCGGGACGCCCAATCCGACCTCGAAGACGTCGAGTTCGAACTCGAAACCGAACAGCAGACCCTCGAAGACCTCCGCGACGAGCGCGACCAGCTCGAAGCCGAACTCGACGACGTCGACGAGCACGACGAGAACCCGGACCGGCTTGCCGGCCGCATCGACGAACTCCGCGAGCGCAAGCGCGCACTCGACGACACGATTAGCCAGCTCGGCAGCGTCATCAGCTTCAACGAGGAAATGCTTGAGGGCGAAGGCCTGGACCTCGACGAGTTCGGTGACGACACCGACACCGATGCCGACCCGACCCAACAGCTCCTCGGCGAGGCCGAGGACGTCGTCTGCTGGACGTGTGGCTCCGAGGTCGAGCGCGACCACATCGAGGGGACTGTCGACCACCTCCGCGACCTCCGTGCGGAGAAACTCGACGAGCGCAGCGACCTCGACAACCAGATCGACGAGCTCTCGTCGACCCGCTCGGAGATTCAGCGACAGCAGCGCGAGCGCGAGCGCACGGAACGACGCCTCTCGGAGGTCGAGAACGAAATCGAGGCCACCGAGCAGCGCATCGACTCCCTCGAGGACTCCCTCGAAGAGCAGCGCGAAGAAGTCCAGCGTCTCGAAGCCGAGACCGAGGACGCCGGTACGGGCGGCGACTACGACGAAGTGCTGGAACTCCACCGCAAGTCCAACGAAGTCGAACTCCGCGTCGAGCGCCTGGAGAGCGACCTCGAGGACGTCGAAGCCGATATCAAAGAGCACGAGGAGACGCTCGGCGAGCGCGACGAACTGGCCGAGCGCCGCGACGAAATCGACGACGAACTCACCGACCTCCGGACGAAAGTCGACCGCATCGAGGCCGAAGCCGTCGAGGAGTTCAACGACCACATGGAGTCCGTGCTCGCAGTGCTGGAGTACGACAACATCGAACGCATCTGGGTGGAACGCCGCGAGCGCGAGGTTCGCGAGGGCCGCCGCAAGGTCGAGAAGACCACCTTCGACCTCCACATCATCCGCGCGACTGACGACGGCACGTCCTACCGGGACACCATCGACCACCTCTCCGAAAGCGAGCGCGAAGTGACCGGACTCGTGTTCGCGCTGGCGGGCTACCTCGTCCACGAAGTGTACGAGGACGTCCCGTTCATGGTGCTGGACTCCCTGGAAGCCATCGACTCTGACCGCATCGCGCGCGTCGTAGAGTACTTCAGCGACTACGCTGACTATCTCACCGTCGCCCTGCTCCCCGAGGACGCCCAGGCGCTCGACGACGACTACGCCTACGTCGAGCAGATCGACTGA
- a CDS encoding FKBP-type peptidyl-prolyl cis-trans isomerase, giving the protein MTIATGDSVTLEYTGRMDDGTVFDTSREAVAEDAGLTEAEGEREYAPLTLDVGEQQVIEGMEEGLVGLEQGESTTIEIPPEKGYGEWDEENVQSFETAELREMLGGQTPEEGAYLEAQNGQVGEIVHADEEEIRVDFNHELAGKTLEFDVEIVDVN; this is encoded by the coding sequence ATGACAATCGCTACCGGCGATTCTGTGACCCTGGAGTACACTGGCCGAATGGACGACGGCACAGTCTTCGACACCTCGCGTGAAGCCGTCGCCGAGGACGCTGGCCTGACCGAGGCCGAGGGCGAGCGCGAGTACGCGCCGCTGACGCTCGACGTCGGCGAACAGCAAGTCATCGAGGGGATGGAAGAAGGCCTCGTCGGCCTCGAGCAGGGCGAGTCGACGACCATCGAAATCCCGCCCGAGAAGGGGTACGGCGAGTGGGACGAGGAGAACGTCCAGTCCTTCGAGACGGCCGAACTCCGCGAGATGCTCGGCGGACAGACGCCCGAAGAGGGCGCGTATCTGGAAGCCCAGAACGGCCAGGTTGGCGAAATCGTTCACGCCGACGAGGAGGAGATTCGCGTGGATTTCAACCACGAACTCGCCGGCAAGACGCTGGAGTTCGACGTCGAAATCGTCGACGTCAACTGA
- a CDS encoding M24 family metallopeptidase encodes MTVEQRLDAYLASNDYEAVWFARPNSFAWLTEGGDNIVDRTADVGEAAVGYDGDAVTVITNNIEAPRLRAEELSDDVTIQTYQWYEDDLADAVAAGSPTPAAADFPVDGFAAVDASPLRQPLTADQIETYRALARDVADAVESVARSLSPETTERGAATTLRTRLESQGLAAPVVLVGGSERAQAYRHYTPKDEPLGGYALVSVTAHRDGLFSSCTRTVAFDDAPAWLTERTHDAMRVEASALAATQEVGRVGGTAGDVFEAIQDAYAALGWDGEWEHHHQGGAAGFAGREWIATPESREPVELPMAYAWNPTVQGAKSEDLYLVTAEEIDPLTVTGDWPTTTVSAVDSSMTLERHAVLER; translated from the coding sequence ATGACGGTCGAACAGCGTCTCGACGCGTATCTGGCGTCGAACGACTACGAAGCAGTGTGGTTCGCGCGACCGAACTCGTTCGCGTGGCTCACCGAGGGCGGAGACAACATCGTCGACCGAACGGCGGACGTCGGCGAGGCGGCTGTGGGCTACGATGGCGACGCGGTGACCGTCATCACAAACAACATCGAAGCGCCGCGACTGCGCGCTGAGGAACTCTCGGACGACGTTACAATCCAGACGTACCAGTGGTACGAGGACGACCTCGCGGACGCCGTCGCCGCCGGCAGCCCGACACCGGCGGCCGCGGACTTCCCCGTCGACGGGTTCGCAGCCGTCGACGCGTCGCCGCTCAGGCAGCCGCTGACGGCCGACCAAATCGAGACGTACCGCGCCCTCGCTCGCGACGTGGCGGACGCGGTCGAATCGGTCGCTCGCTCCCTCTCGCCGGAGACGACCGAGCGCGGCGCGGCAACGACGCTACGGACCCGACTCGAATCGCAGGGTCTCGCGGCTCCGGTGGTCCTCGTCGGGGGCAGCGAGCGCGCGCAGGCCTACCGGCACTACACCCCGAAGGACGAACCACTCGGCGGCTACGCGCTCGTCTCGGTCACTGCTCACCGCGACGGCCTGTTCAGTAGCTGCACGCGAACCGTCGCGTTCGACGACGCGCCGGCGTGGCTCACGGAACGCACCCACGACGCGATGCGCGTGGAAGCCAGTGCGCTCGCCGCGACCCAGGAAGTGGGCCGCGTGGGTGGCACGGCCGGCGACGTCTTCGAGGCGATTCAGGACGCGTATGCGGCGCTCGGCTGGGACGGCGAGTGGGAACACCACCACCAAGGAGGTGCCGCTGGGTTCGCCGGCCGCGAGTGGATTGCGACGCCGGAGAGCCGTGAACCGGTCGAGCTGCCGATGGCGTACGCTTGGAACCCGACGGTGCAGGGCGCGAAGAGCGAAGACCTCTACCTCGTGACGGCCGAGGAGATAGACCCGTTGACCGTCACGGGTGACTGGCCGACGACGACGGTTTCGGCCGTCGACTCCTCGATGACGCTCGAACGCCACGCAGTCCTCGAACGGTAG
- a CDS encoding IS6 family transposase, whose product MAEITRLSGCSDWLELEFVERERTPSERMRLGIRLHLAGLSLSNTVKELEKFGVQRSRKAVHDWVQKADLQPVSDTSPDQIAVDETVIRLNNEQYWLYAAVDPEMNELLHTKLEPTRTNVIARSFFAKLREKHDVDTAVFLVDGAPTLKDACNRHGLQFQYEKHGNRNAVERVFREIKRRTSSFSNCFSNADAATADDWLRSFSFAWNQLI is encoded by the coding sequence ATGGCTGAAATCACTCGCCTCAGCGGCTGTAGCGACTGGCTTGAGTTAGAGTTTGTGGAGCGAGAGCGGACACCGAGCGAGCGGATGCGGCTTGGTATTCGACTTCATTTGGCTGGACTCTCACTTTCGAACACAGTCAAAGAACTTGAGAAGTTCGGTGTCCAGCGCTCTCGGAAAGCCGTTCATGATTGGGTGCAGAAAGCTGATCTACAGCCGGTCAGCGATACCAGTCCGGATCAGATTGCGGTTGACGAAACCGTGATCCGACTCAATAACGAGCAGTACTGGCTGTACGCTGCTGTCGATCCCGAAATGAACGAATTACTTCATACAAAGCTTGAACCGACGCGTACGAACGTGATTGCTCGCTCGTTTTTCGCCAAACTCCGCGAGAAACACGACGTCGATACTGCTGTGTTTCTCGTTGATGGCGCACCCACGCTGAAAGACGCCTGCAACCGACACGGCCTCCAATTCCAGTATGAAAAACATGGGAATCGGAATGCTGTCGAACGTGTCTTTCGAGAGATAAAACGACGAACCTCATCGTTCTCAAACTGTTTCAGCAACGCCGACGCAGCCACCGCCGACGATTGGCTCAGATCCTTCAGCTTCGCATGGAATCAGCTTATCTGA
- a CDS encoding sodium:solute symporter family protein — MVSTANLIILGITGVYLLIVLGIGQFASRVTGSDREDFLMADRSFNTIVLLAALFATNMTAVVMIGAPGLAYGAGAGAYGFFVSLFAFLFPVFIMTIGYRIWLVGKRFEHITPGQIMNHRWDAKYLGLVLLALFTVWTIPYVLVGVQGAGITLEAITNGLVPYWAGALVTLAVVAFYVYQGGMRGTGWTNTFQGAVFILFLLAIFIWIPLKLGGFAEATQAVAEIKNGVFLNRGGIPPFGPKTWFSQGLIVAFGAFVYPHLFIRYMTANSIKTLKNTSVLYPVAVLLVWTPAVILGFWGIAQFPNLANPDFILPTMVGELLPVWAIGFALAGILAALMSSLDGQVLTLSTMFSEDVVREFFDTTEQNEIWFTRAFLILIFIAAYVGALLTKDSIIDTATFAFSGYALMFFPIITAFYWKRSTKYTAYTGLIWGFVGIWAFELGYLPGSLTFGFLPFIPVLVSQLVVMVLATYSTSVPDDAPLEEYEDLFSDVW; from the coding sequence ATGGTATCAACAGCAAACCTAATCATCCTCGGAATCACGGGAGTCTACCTCTTAATCGTCCTCGGCATCGGACAATTCGCGTCACGAGTAACCGGATCCGACCGAGAGGACTTCCTCATGGCGGACCGATCGTTCAACACCATCGTCCTGCTCGCCGCCCTCTTCGCGACCAACATGACAGCAGTCGTCATGATCGGGGCACCAGGACTTGCATATGGTGCCGGTGCCGGAGCGTATGGGTTCTTCGTGTCCCTGTTCGCGTTCCTCTTCCCGGTGTTCATCATGACCATCGGCTACCGCATCTGGCTGGTCGGAAAACGATTCGAACATATTACCCCCGGCCAGATTATGAATCATCGCTGGGATGCAAAATATCTCGGCCTCGTCCTCTTGGCGCTGTTCACCGTCTGGACAATTCCGTACGTCCTTGTCGGCGTGCAGGGAGCAGGCATTACGCTTGAAGCAATCACCAACGGCCTTGTCCCCTACTGGGCGGGCGCATTAGTCACGTTAGCCGTCGTCGCATTCTATGTGTACCAAGGTGGCATGCGTGGAACAGGCTGGACGAACACCTTCCAAGGCGCCGTCTTCATCCTGTTCTTACTCGCGATCTTCATCTGGATTCCACTCAAACTTGGCGGGTTCGCTGAAGCAACTCAGGCCGTCGCTGAAATCAAGAATGGCGTGTTCTTGAACCGCGGAGGAATCCCGCCCTTCGGTCCGAAAACATGGTTCTCGCAGGGACTGATCGTCGCCTTTGGCGCGTTCGTGTACCCACACCTCTTCATTCGGTACATGACCGCCAACTCCATCAAGACTCTGAAGAACACGTCCGTCCTCTATCCGGTCGCAGTGCTTCTCGTTTGGACTCCGGCCGTTATCCTCGGCTTCTGGGGAATCGCGCAATTCCCCAATCTGGCTAACCCCGACTTCATCCTCCCGACGATGGTCGGCGAACTACTCCCCGTGTGGGCAATTGGCTTCGCACTGGCCGGCATCCTCGCGGCACTGATGTCCAGCCTTGACGGCCAAGTACTCACACTCAGCACGATGTTCTCTGAAGACGTCGTGCGCGAGTTCTTCGACACCACCGAACAGAACGAGATCTGGTTCACGCGTGCCTTCCTCATCCTCATCTTCATCGCCGCATACGTCGGGGCACTCCTGACGAAAGATTCTATCATCGACACAGCAACATTCGCCTTCTCCGGGTATGCGTTGATGTTCTTCCCCATCATCACCGCCTTCTATTGGAAACGGTCCACCAAGTATACCGCGTACACGGGACTGATCTGGGGCTTTGTTGGTATCTGGGCGTTCGAACTCGGATACCTCCCCGGTAGCCTAACGTTCGGCTTCCTCCCGTTCATCCCAGTCCTTGTCAGCCAGCTCGTCGTGATGGTCCTGGCGACGTACTCGACGTCTGTGCCCGATGATGCCCCACTCGAGGAGTACGAGGATCTCTTCTCGGATGTCTGGTAG
- a CDS encoding oxidoreductase produces MDVTTIGGGPGGLYASLLLKEANPDWNITVYERNPRGVTYGWGIVLPNRTLSKLEDTDAPSHEAIQETATRWDPFDLYYQGERYRSEGHGFMSLQRTDLLDLLQKRCDELGVDLVFDHPIENPRELTAEADLVIAADGIHSNTRREYADELGAEMITGSTRFSWFGTDADFDALSHIFVENEDGIWCAHTYPGPTSTFIVDCDAETWANARLDERSESEYLAYLEDVFAEHLDGHELLSQTDKWRTFTTVKNDRWHHDNLVLLGDAAHTAHYSVGSGTTMALEDAISLANVFENYDGDLEEALATYESNRRPSSESLQRAAERSRLHFEHIRRFYGFEGVQFALHHLTRSGRLSYDSMQRRDPELVAEFEDWFQSKTAGGGDYSSPSLQSLDLDGLELNQRTVRASEPTVSASDGQLPSHKATAYRELATSHDGLTLTEPLAVSQDGRPTAGSPGLYTDEHRGTWERIVSESDTPVGTQLVHAGSRGAGQPRAFALDRPTSRNEAWAPRLTDQYPTRPEAFAPESMDEELRARVRDDFEAATERAVAAGFDYLQLHLGNGYLLGSYLSPVTNSREDQFGGSLTDRLRFPLSVVEAVSEVWPADRTLGVAIQADDWAADGFTLSDAIEVGEELVDAGVDVLAPVAGGVVADESPDQVEGLANYSDHLRNELDVSTIATVHATTQDEVDTLVATGRADLCTYYGPSIETE; encoded by the coding sequence ATGGACGTCACCACAATCGGTGGCGGTCCTGGCGGCCTCTACGCGAGCCTCCTCCTGAAAGAAGCAAACCCAGACTGGAACATCACCGTTTACGAACGAAATCCTCGTGGGGTCACCTATGGGTGGGGGATCGTCCTTCCGAACCGCACGCTCTCCAAGCTCGAGGATACTGATGCCCCCTCCCACGAAGCGATTCAGGAGACCGCAACCCGCTGGGATCCATTCGATCTCTACTACCAAGGCGAGCGCTACCGCTCGGAGGGTCATGGATTCATGAGTCTCCAACGAACGGACCTCCTGGACCTCCTACAGAAGCGGTGTGACGAACTAGGAGTCGACCTCGTGTTCGACCACCCAATCGAGAATCCACGCGAGTTGACAGCCGAAGCCGACCTCGTCATCGCCGCTGACGGGATTCACAGCAACACCCGACGCGAGTATGCAGACGAATTAGGCGCGGAAATGATTACGGGATCAACGCGATTCTCTTGGTTCGGTACCGATGCAGACTTCGATGCACTCAGCCACATCTTCGTCGAGAATGAGGACGGAATCTGGTGTGCGCACACATATCCTGGACCGACCAGTACCTTCATCGTTGACTGCGACGCGGAAACGTGGGCGAACGCGCGTTTAGACGAACGCTCTGAATCGGAATACCTCGCCTACCTCGAGGACGTATTCGCCGAGCATCTCGACGGCCACGAACTGCTTTCGCAGACGGACAAGTGGCGAACGTTCACAACGGTCAAAAACGACCGCTGGCACCATGACAACCTCGTTCTCCTCGGAGACGCCGCCCACACCGCCCATTACTCCGTCGGGTCTGGGACGACCATGGCGCTTGAAGACGCCATCAGTCTCGCGAACGTCTTCGAAAACTACGATGGCGATCTCGAGGAAGCGCTCGCTACGTATGAGTCGAATCGTCGACCGAGCTCAGAATCGCTGCAGCGAGCGGCGGAACGGAGTCGACTGCACTTCGAACACATCCGTCGCTTCTATGGGTTTGAGGGCGTCCAGTTCGCGCTCCACCACCTGACGCGTTCAGGGCGACTCTCCTACGACAGCATGCAGCGCCGTGACCCGGAACTAGTCGCGGAGTTCGAAGACTGGTTCCAGAGTAAAACAGCAGGGGGAGGAGACTACTCGTCACCGAGCCTGCAGTCACTCGACTTGGATGGGCTTGAGCTCAACCAGCGGACGGTTCGCGCAAGCGAACCAACGGTGTCTGCATCCGATGGCCAGCTCCCCAGTCACAAGGCGACAGCGTACCGTGAACTCGCAACCTCCCACGATGGACTTACGCTCACCGAACCGCTCGCCGTCTCCCAAGATGGCCGGCCAACAGCGGGAAGCCCGGGACTCTACACAGACGAACATCGTGGCACTTGGGAACGGATCGTCTCGGAGAGCGATACGCCCGTCGGGACCCAACTCGTGCATGCGGGCAGCCGTGGTGCTGGACAGCCACGCGCGTTCGCGCTCGATCGGCCAACGTCACGAAACGAGGCCTGGGCCCCACGGTTGACCGATCAGTATCCGACACGGCCGGAAGCGTTTGCCCCAGAATCGATGGACGAGGAGCTCCGTGCGCGCGTTCGCGACGATTTCGAAGCCGCGACTGAGCGGGCAGTAGCTGCAGGATTCGATTATCTCCAGCTTCACCTTGGGAATGGATATCTGCTCGGCTCCTACTTGTCGCCGGTGACGAATTCCCGTGAGGATCAGTTTGGGGGAAGTCTTACGGATCGCTTGCGGTTCCCATTAAGTGTCGTTGAAGCTGTGAGTGAGGTCTGGCCGGCCGATCGGACACTCGGCGTGGCGATTCAGGCAGACGATTGGGCAGCCGATGGATTCACGCTGAGCGACGCGATCGAAGTCGGGGAAGAGCTGGTCGATGCTGGTGTTGATGTCCTCGCGCCAGTTGCAGGTGGGGTCGTTGCCGATGAGAGCCCAGACCAGGTTGAAGGCCTAGCAAACTACAGTGACCATCTGCGGAATGAACTTGATGTATCGACAATTGCGACGGTTCATGCCACTACTCAGGACGAAGTGGACACACTTGTCGCAACTGGACGCGCGGATCTCTGTACGTACTACGGCCCGTCGATAGAAACGGAGTAA